A stretch of the Archangium violaceum genome encodes the following:
- a CDS encoding AMIN domain-containing protein: protein MKAIAVVLLACVLVPGLALAQEGQAPAQGNLNTITGVNVRGGTVEIVGTKKPNFTTFTMTDPPRLVIDISEAVFSGVKEDISVGNGTITAIRTASYGSDESAIARVLIGFERDVDPDIQATGNSLVVSVGGGAAVAARPSAPAGTAPGTTPGGGADQAAVAAQAEQQQQEKAAAQAAVAAQAERQQQEKAAAQAAAAAQADAEAQRQAQARADADRKAQEEAARVAAQQAEQQARADREAAAAAEKQRQEEARAAAEEKKRLAAEARERQREEARAAAEEKKRLAAEARERQREEAQAAAEERKRERAEARQARIAQAETPRRASVEQGDGSGDSSRRKTMTLVGFKQESSASRVFVRTNEPVRYTVTEGDKEVVLELENTRIVESNNTLPLNTSFFDTAVVSVDPQVGPSRTVRVAIKLKEQVPFQTHQDGNELSIEFQRPARR from the coding sequence ATGAAGGCCATCGCGGTTGTGTTGCTTGCCTGCGTGCTGGTGCCGGGTCTGGCACTGGCGCAGGAGGGGCAAGCCCCGGCCCAGGGCAATCTCAACACCATCACGGGCGTGAACGTGCGGGGCGGGACGGTGGAGATCGTCGGGACGAAGAAGCCCAACTTCACCACCTTCACGATGACGGATCCACCCCGACTGGTCATCGACATCTCCGAGGCTGTGTTCTCCGGCGTGAAGGAGGACATCTCCGTCGGCAATGGCACCATCACCGCCATCCGGACGGCCAGCTATGGCTCCGACGAATCGGCCATCGCCCGCGTTCTCATCGGCTTCGAGCGCGACGTGGATCCGGACATCCAGGCCACCGGAAACTCGCTGGTGGTGAGCGTGGGAGGCGGCGCGGCGGTGGCGGCGAGGCCCTCGGCGCCCGCGGGCACGGCTCCGGGCACGACGCCTGGTGGCGGCGCGGATCAGGCGGCGGTGGCGGCGCAAGCGGAGCAGCAGCAGCAGGAGAAGGCCGCGGCCCAGGCGGCGGTGGCGGCGCAAGCGGAGCGGCAGCAGCAGGAGAAGGCCGCGGCCCAGGCGGCCGCCGCGGCCCAGGCGGATGCGGAAGCCCAGCGGCAGGCCCAGGCGCGGGCCGATGCCGATCGCAAGGCTCAGGAGGAGGCCGCGCGGGTGGCGGCCCAGCAGGCCGAGCAGCAGGCTCGCGCGGATAGGGAGGCGGCCGCGGCCGCCGAGAAGCAGCGCCAGGAGGAGGCCCGCGCCGCCGCCGAGGAGAAGAAGCGTCTGGCCGCCGAGGCGCGTGAGCGCCAGCGCGAGGAGGCCCGCGCCGCCGCCGAGGAGAAGAAGCGTCTGGCCGCCGAGGCGCGTGAGCGCCAGCGCGAGGAGGCCCAGGCCGCCGCCGAGGAGAGGAAGCGTGAGCGGGCCGAAGCTCGCCAGGCCCGCATCGCCCAGGCCGAGACGCCGCGCCGTGCCTCCGTGGAGCAGGGGGACGGCTCGGGTGACTCCTCGCGCCGCAAGACGATGACGCTGGTGGGCTTCAAGCAGGAGTCCTCGGCCTCGCGCGTCTTCGTGCGCACCAACGAGCCCGTCCGCTACACCGTCACCGAGGGCGACAAGGAAGTGGTGCTGGAACTGGAGAACACCCGCATCGTCGAGTCCAACAACACCCTGCCGCTCAACACCTCCTTCTTCGACACGGCGGTGGTCTCGGTGGACCCCCAGGTGGGCCCCTCGCGCACGGTCCGGGTCGCCATCAAGCTCAAGGAGCAGGTTCCCTTCCAGACGCACCAGGACGGCAATGAGCTGTCGATCGAGTTCCAGCGCCCCGCTCGCCGCTGA
- a CDS encoding alpha/beta fold hydrolase — translation MRLPDWRAATPTGPHTPTVDELDFRSLYQKTKYVVETADGWSLVITRYRPVKQPFAQPLFGEPLLLVHGFSQNRHAWTSGQFVKNLLFFGVDIHILELRGHGKSSIEFQKERAARFRRPLPQDLDYGWDIDSYFLYDLPAAVSGVKRITRRERIFFCGHSMGGMLGYGYAGIHDDFEGLITIGSPADLGRGIMLLRMLALWAPALGATIDAAIAGLNLEERLGHTGRMLLARGASALNESLARWLEPKDAPRERRFYFIPVDDWLKFAERQLAWAEDHPVFNRITTRINRLSNPARVSAKDVRWLLREGGEREPRKVVEQFARWIRRGEMVCYRTGFDFKRGFSKIHIPMAIIFGDMDPLASVESTRSVYHAAQSEYLLWRPVKGNSHIELTMGHDIRQICYDIKNLIEYARTHRNRTPALPRWR, via the coding sequence ATGCGCTTGCCGGATTGGAGAGCGGCGACTCCAACGGGTCCCCATACACCCACGGTCGATGAGCTCGACTTCCGATCGCTTTACCAGAAGACCAAGTACGTGGTGGAGACGGCCGACGGCTGGTCCCTGGTCATCACCCGCTACCGTCCCGTCAAGCAACCCTTCGCTCAGCCCTTGTTCGGCGAGCCCCTGCTGCTGGTGCATGGCTTCTCCCAGAACCGCCACGCCTGGACGAGCGGCCAGTTCGTCAAGAACCTGCTCTTCTTCGGGGTGGACATCCACATCCTGGAGCTGCGCGGACACGGCAAGAGCTCCATCGAGTTCCAGAAGGAGCGCGCCGCTCGCTTTCGCCGCCCGCTGCCTCAGGACCTGGACTACGGCTGGGACATCGACAGTTACTTCCTCTACGACCTGCCGGCCGCCGTGTCGGGGGTGAAGCGCATCACCCGGCGCGAGCGCATCTTCTTCTGCGGCCACTCCATGGGCGGGATGCTCGGCTATGGCTATGCCGGCATCCACGACGACTTCGAGGGCCTCATCACCATCGGCTCTCCGGCGGACCTGGGCCGGGGCATCATGCTGCTGCGGATGCTGGCCCTGTGGGCTCCCGCGCTGGGGGCGACCATCGACGCGGCGATCGCCGGCCTCAACCTGGAGGAGCGGTTGGGGCACACGGGACGGATGCTGCTCGCCCGGGGCGCCTCCGCCCTCAACGAGAGCCTGGCCCGGTGGCTGGAGCCCAAGGACGCGCCCCGCGAGCGCCGGTTCTACTTCATCCCGGTGGATGACTGGTTGAAGTTCGCGGAGAGGCAACTCGCCTGGGCCGAGGATCACCCCGTCTTCAACCGCATCACCACCCGCATCAACCGGTTGAGCAACCCCGCCCGCGTCAGTGCCAAGGACGTGCGCTGGTTGCTACGCGAGGGCGGTGAGCGAGAGCCGCGCAAGGTGGTGGAGCAGTTCGCGCGGTGGATCCGCCGCGGCGAGATGGTGTGCTACCGCACCGGGTTCGACTTCAAGCGCGGCTTCTCGAAGATCCACATCCCCATGGCCATCATCTTCGGGGACATGGATCCGCTCGCATCCGTGGAGTCCACCCGCAGCGTCTACCACGCGGCCCAGAGCGAGTACCTCCTCTGGCGGCCGGTGAAGGGCAACAGCCACATCGAGCTGACGATGGGGCACGACATCCGGCAGATCTGCTACGACATCAAGAACCTCATCGAGTACGCGCGCACCCATCGCAACCGGACGCCCGCGCTGCCTCGATGGAGGTGA
- a CDS encoding bifunctional folylpolyglutamate synthase/dihydrofolate synthase has product MTLPRTPAEALEFFARLSPSSIKLGLERVRDTLEALGHPERRYPALHVAGTNGKGSTCAFASAALHAAGYRVGLYTSPHLVRVNERIRVDGVEIDDEVFGQRILEVLERHPDAATSLTYFEFGTVVAFWHFAREGVDVAVVEVGLGGRLDATTACQPLVTAITPVSFDHMEYLGNTLGAIAGEKAGILKPGVPVVVSRQEPEALAAIERRAGEVGAPLLLEGREFSVAARPEGNVAYEGPGLSLEGLTLGLRGEHQRQNAAVALAALELLSQRGLPIPSEALRTGACTARWPGRLEELGGQPPVLLDGAHNPAGVQVLLAGLRSLYPGRRVHCVFGVVADKDRGPMLRALLPSCTSVHLTPLDTPRSLPPERYLDEARALCTEVCTYPSLDDALAGARERAAAGDVILCTGSLFLVGAARARLGGNLGALHHSP; this is encoded by the coding sequence ATGACGCTGCCCCGGACGCCGGCGGAGGCCCTGGAGTTCTTCGCCCGGCTCAGCCCCTCCAGCATCAAGCTCGGTCTCGAGCGGGTGCGGGACACGTTGGAGGCGCTCGGTCACCCCGAGCGTCGCTACCCCGCGTTGCACGTGGCGGGCACCAACGGCAAGGGCAGCACCTGCGCCTTCGCCTCCGCCGCCCTCCATGCCGCGGGCTACCGGGTGGGGCTCTACACCTCGCCCCACCTGGTGCGCGTCAACGAGCGCATCCGCGTGGACGGGGTGGAGATCGATGACGAGGTGTTCGGCCAGCGCATTCTCGAGGTGCTCGAGCGGCATCCGGACGCGGCCACCTCGCTCACGTACTTCGAGTTCGGCACCGTGGTGGCCTTCTGGCACTTCGCCCGGGAGGGTGTGGACGTGGCCGTGGTGGAGGTGGGCCTGGGTGGGCGTCTGGATGCCACCACCGCGTGCCAGCCGCTCGTCACCGCCATCACGCCGGTGTCCTTCGATCACATGGAGTACCTGGGCAACACGCTGGGGGCCATCGCCGGGGAGAAGGCCGGCATCCTCAAGCCGGGCGTTCCCGTGGTGGTGAGCCGTCAGGAGCCCGAGGCCCTCGCCGCCATCGAGCGCAGGGCAGGGGAGGTGGGAGCGCCCCTGCTCCTCGAGGGCCGGGAGTTCTCGGTGGCCGCCCGCCCGGAGGGCAACGTCGCCTACGAGGGGCCGGGCCTCTCGCTGGAGGGCCTCACGCTGGGCCTGCGAGGTGAGCACCAGCGGCAGAACGCGGCGGTGGCGCTCGCCGCCCTGGAGCTGCTCTCCCAGCGGGGTCTCCCCATTCCATCGGAAGCCCTGCGGACGGGCGCCTGTACGGCCCGCTGGCCCGGACGCCTGGAGGAACTGGGCGGTCAACCCCCGGTGCTGCTGGATGGCGCCCACAACCCCGCCGGGGTGCAGGTGTTGCTCGCCGGCCTGCGCTCCCTCTACCCCGGACGCCGCGTGCACTGTGTCTTCGGCGTGGTGGCAGACAAGGACCGCGGACCGATGCTGCGCGCGCTCCTGCCAAGCTGTACTTCGGTACACCTCACGCCGCTCGACACCCCTCGCTCGCTCCCCCCGGAGCGCTACCTCGACGAGGCACGTGCCCTCTGTACGGAGGTGTGCACGTATCCATCACTGGACGACGCACTGGCCGGTGCTCGCGAGCGAGCGGCTGCTGGTGACGTCATCCTGTGCACCGGTTCACTGTTCCTGGTGGGTGCCGCCCGGGCGAGGCTTGGTGGAAACCTTGGCGCGTTGCATCACAGTCCGTAG